The following coding sequences lie in one Cannabis sativa cultivar Pink pepper isolate KNU-18-1 chromosome 5, ASM2916894v1, whole genome shotgun sequence genomic window:
- the LOC133038142 gene encoding uncharacterized protein LOC133038142, whose amino-acid sequence MRHEGFRGFYRGFGTSLMGTIPARALYMTALEVTKSNVGTVTSCSNSSSNVKNSIPSVSSYSYTYINGLDAFRKIMYSDGFRGLYRGFGISILTYALSNAVWWASYSVAHRPNWGGFGCYMGKKKKEENDLILIHGCNTQ is encoded by the exons ATGCGCCATGAAGGCTTTAGAGGTTTCTACAGAGGTTTTGGTACTTCTCTAATGGGAACAATCCCAGCTAGAGCGCTTTACATGACAGCCCTTGAAGTTACCAAGAGTAACGTTGGGACAGTCACT AGTTGCAGTAATAGTAGTAGTAATGTTAAAAACTCTATTCCTAGTGTTAGTAGCTATAGTTACACTTACATCAATGGTTTAGATGCTTTTAGGAAAATCATGTACTCAGATGGCTTTAGAGGATTATATAGAGGTTTTGGGATATCTATATTGACATATGCACTATCTAATGCTGTTTGGTGGGCTTCATATTCTGTTGCACACAGGCCTAATTGGGGTGGTTTTGGTTGTTATatggggaagaagaagaaagaggagaatgatttaattttaattcatgGTTGTAATACTCAATAA